Proteins from one Cicer arietinum cultivar CDC Frontier isolate Library 1 chromosome 3, Cicar.CDCFrontier_v2.0, whole genome shotgun sequence genomic window:
- the LOC140918609 gene encoding uncharacterized protein translates to MEDYFHLLSDCDDSIEEPSHPMYLGNFKIQPRELMASGSFPLSTKTLIKDKPKMEFGKVLKSLVHEEEDIEHICIGRKFLPSRSNHLPRPIIPIGPRFQAKVPIWEDRSDIKQTRPVIPIGPRFQAKVPIWENRSDIKQHHEDDSLKWLGTQIWPLPIISKINTNDF, encoded by the coding sequence ATGGAAGACTATTTTCACTTATTAAGTGACTGTGATGATTCTATTGAGGAGCCAAGTCACCCTATGTATCTAGGTAACTTCAAAATCCAACCTAGAGAGTTAATGGCTAGTGGTAGTTTTCCTTTAAGTACCAAGACACTTATAAAGGATAAACCAAAAATGGAATTTGGGAAAGTATTGAAGTCATTGGTCCATGAAGAGGAAGACATTGAGCACATTTGTATTGGTAGAAAATTCTTACCTTCTCGGAGTAACCATCTTCCAAGACCGATTATTCCAATTGGACCTAGATTTCAAGCAAAAGTTCCTATATGGGAAGATAGAAGTGACATAAAACAAACAAGACCGGTTATTCCGATTGGACCTAGGTTTCAAGCAAAAGTTCCTATATGGGAAAATAGAAGTGACATAAAACAACATCATGAGGATGATAGTTTGAAATGGTTGGGCACCCAAATTTGGCCGTTGCCTATTATTTCCAAAATTAATACAAATGATTTTTGA